One part of the Glycine soja cultivar W05 chromosome 11, ASM419377v2, whole genome shotgun sequence genome encodes these proteins:
- the LOC114373734 gene encoding pathogen-related protein translates to MAKDKYRSFLHDEPDNVQWRHGGPPTYDAVNKLFEEGRTKEWTEGSLEEIVQNAIKSWEMELSHKTRLQDFKTINPEKFKLFVNGREGLSGEDTLSLGSYNALLQSSLPEDLKPYKADEETFESSHEAFKSAFPRGFAWEVIKVYSGPPEIAFKFRHWGFFEGPFKGHAPTGKMAQFYGLGTVKVDDSLKVEEVEIYYDPAELLGGLLSGNHINHPIEEDGTKTSAPSQGCPFSK, encoded by the exons ATGGCCAAAGACAAGTACAGGTCTTTCTTGCATGATGAACCTGATAACGTTCAGTGGAGACATGGTGGCCCTCCCACTTATGATGCTGTTAACAAGCTTTTTGAAGAAGGAAGAACAAAG GAGTGGACAGAAGGATCATTGGAGGAGATAGTGCAAAATGCTATTAAGTCATGGGAGATGGAGCTCTCACACAAGACCCGTTTGCAGGACTTCAAGACAATAAACCCTGAGAAGTTCAAGCTCTTTGTGAATG gCAGGGAAGGATTATCTGGAGAGGATACTCTAAGCCTGGGAAGTTATAATGCTTTGTTGCAAAGTTCTCTGCCTGAAGACTTGAAGCCTTACAAAGCAGATGAAGAGACTTTTGAATCATCTCATGAAGCGTTCAAATCAGCTTTTCCTAGAGGGTTTGCTTGGGAAGTGATCAAAGTTTATAGTGGACCACCTGAAATTGCTTTCAAGTTTAGGCACTGGGGCTTCTTTGAAGGTCCTTttaagggacatgcccctaccGGGAAGATGGCCCAATTCTATGGCTTGGGAACTGTCAAG GTGGATGACTCTTTGAAGGTTGAAGAGGTGGAGATTTACTATGACCCGGCAGAGCTTCTTGGAGGCCTTCTTTCAGGGAACCACATAAATCACCCAATTGAAGAGGATGGCACCAAAACTTCAGCACCTTCCCAAGGATGTCCCTTCTCCAAATAA
- the LOC114373869 gene encoding transcriptional regulator SUPERMAN-like encodes MKRNSLIMKDYTHHHSCVNNKNPTTTKEFSHVVANCYNNNNIHSNNNIADQNDYVNGFPWPPRSYTCSFCRKEFRSAQALGGHMNVHRRDRARLRQSSPPTHHEVHQGQAQGPMLNLNLNPNSNSSLSLLPPPPSSSATTTTTLKPVFTCTLPLFVSPTPPSPSSELKRWVVVDGIALNPLSKKTSTPEHYSKSKIPESLSSAGVGEYHHDQAFAREDGCKVLKKGGDILRMDLEIGLPRGYDLDLELRLGTTYS; translated from the coding sequence ATGAAGAGGAACAGTTTGATCATGAAAGACTACACTCATCATCACAGTTGTGTCAACAACAAGaacccaacaacaacaaaagaattTTCCCATGTTGTTGCCAACtgctacaacaacaacaacattcaCAGCAATAATAATATTGCAGATCAGAATGACTATGTGAATGGCTTCCCATGGCCACCAAGATCATACACTTGTAGCTTCTGCAGAAAGGAGTTCAGGTCTGCTCAGGCACTTGGTGGACACATGAATGTTCATAGGAGGGATAGAGCAAGGTTGAGGCAGTCATCACCCCCAACTCATCATGAAGTTCATCAAGGTCAAGCTCAAGGCCCTATGCTCAACCTTAATCTTAACCCTAACAGCAACTCATCTTTGTCATtgttaccaccaccaccatcatcttCAGCAACAACTACTACTACTCTTAAGCCTGTTTTCACTTGCACATTGCCCTTGTTTGTTTCTCCCACTCCTCCTTCACCTTCTTCCGAGTTGAAGAGATGGGTTGTTGTGGATGGTATTGCATTGAACCCTTTGAGCAAAAAGACCAGTACCCCAGAGCACTACTCCAAGTCAAAGATTCCAGAATCTTTATCATCAGCTGGAGTTGGAGAATATCATCATGATCAAGCTTTTGCAAGGGAAGATGGGTGCAAAGTGTTGAAGAAAGGTGGTGACATTCTCAGGATGGACTTGGAGATAGGTTTGCCTAGAGGTTATGATTTGGATCTGGAGCTTCGTTTGGGTACTACCTACTCTTAG
- the LOC114373873 gene encoding alpha-1,3/1,6-mannosyltransferase ALG2-like isoform X1 has product MAKVTSSKLNIAIIHPDLGIGGAERLIVDAAVELASQGHKVHVFTAHHDKNRCFEETVAGTFPVTVYGSFLPRHIFYHLHALCAYLRCLFVAFCVLFMWHSFDVILADQVSVVIPILKIKRSTKVVFYCHFPDLLLAQHSTFIRRMYRKPIDYAEEITTGIADLILVNSKFTASTFANTFKYLDAKGIRPAVLYPAVNVDQFNEPSSFKLNFLSINRFERKKNIQLAISAFAMLNSPEGVLKHKDITNASLTIVESAQSCSLCVNYLVWICGAIISQTGGFDKRLKENVEYLEELKDLAEKEGVSNNIKFITSCSTAERNELLSECLCVLYTPKDEHFGIVPLEAMAAYKPVIACNSGGPVESIKNGVTGFLCDPTPLEFSLAMAKLISDPQEADNMGREARRHVVESFSTKSFGQHLNRYLVDIHRGKED; this is encoded by the exons ATGGCGAAGGTAACAAGCTCAAAACTGAACATTGCAATAATTCACCCAGATCTTGGCATAG GTGGAGCTGAAAGATTGATTGTGGATGCTGCTGTTGAGCTTGCATCCCAAGGCCATAAAGTTCATGTTTTTACTGCACATCATGATAAAAACAGATGCTTTGAGGAAACTGTTGCTG GTACCTTTCCGGTTACTGTGTATGGTTCCTTTCTTCCCCGGCATATATTCTACCATCTTCATGCATTGTGTGCATACCTTCGGTGCCTATTTGTTGCTTTCTGTGTACTTTTCATGTGGCATTCATTTGATGTTATCCTGGCAGATCAAGTCTCTGTGGTTATTCCCATCttgaaaatcaaaagatcaacaaag GTTGTATTCTACTGTCATTTTCCGGATTTGTTGTTGGCGCAACATTCAACTTTCATTAGGAGAATGTATAGAAAACCAATAGACTATGCAGAAGAAATAACAACTG GAATAGCTGATTTGATACTTGTTAACAGCAAGTTCACTGCATCTACTTTTGCGAATACTTTTAAGTATCTAGATGCTAAAGGAATTCGACCAGCTGTTCTATATCCAGCGGTTAATGTGGATCAGTTCAATGAACCCAGTTCCTTTAA GCTGAATTTTCTTTCCATCAATCGCTTTGAAAGGAAGAAGAATATACAATTAGCTATTTCAGCTTTTGCTATGCTTAACTCACCCGAAGGAGTTCTTAAGCATAAAGATATTACTAATGCTTCTTTGACTATTGTAG AATCTGCTCAATCTTGCAGTTTGTGTGTAAATTATCTAGTGTGGATTTGTGGTGCAATCATTTCTCAAACAG GTGGCTTTGATAAACGGTTGAAGGAGAATGTGGAATACTTAGAAGAGCTTAAAGATTTAGCTGAAAAGGAAGGGGTCTCCAATAACATAAAATTCATCACATCTTGCTCAACAGCTGAAAGGAATGAACTTCTTTCTGAATGCTTGTGTGTCCTTTACACACCAAAG GATGAGCACTTCGGCATTGTTCCTTTGGAGGCAATGGCAGCTTATAAACCTGTTATCGCATGCAATAGTGGTGGCCCTGTGGAGTCGATTAAGAATGGTGTAACGGGATTCCTTTGTGATCCTACACCACTGGAGTTTTCTTTAGCAATGGCTAAGCTCATAAGTGATCCCCAGGAGGCAGATAACATGGGGAGAGAAGCTAGGAGGCATGTTGTTGAGTCATTCTCTACAAAGTCATTTGGCCAGCATCTAAATAGATATCTAGTTGACATCCACCGGGGAAAGGAGGATTGA
- the LOC114373873 gene encoding alpha-1,3/1,6-mannosyltransferase ALG2-like isoform X2 gives MAKVTSSKLNIAIIHPDLGIGGAERLIVDAAVELASQGHKVHVFTAHHDKNRCFEETVAGTFPVTVYGSFLPRHIFYHLHALCAYLRCLFVAFCVLFMWHSFDVILADQVSVVIPILKIKRSTKVVFYCHFPDLLLAQHSTFIRRMYRKPIDYAEEITTGIADLILVNSKFTASTFANTFKYLDAKGIRPAVLYPAVNVDQFNEPSSFKLNFLSINRFERKKNIQLAISAFAMLNSPEGVLKHKDITNASLTIVGGFDKRLKENVEYLEELKDLAEKEGVSNNIKFITSCSTAERNELLSECLCVLYTPKDEHFGIVPLEAMAAYKPVIACNSGGPVESIKNGVTGFLCDPTPLEFSLAMAKLISDPQEADNMGREARRHVVESFSTKSFGQHLNRYLVDIHRGKED, from the exons ATGGCGAAGGTAACAAGCTCAAAACTGAACATTGCAATAATTCACCCAGATCTTGGCATAG GTGGAGCTGAAAGATTGATTGTGGATGCTGCTGTTGAGCTTGCATCCCAAGGCCATAAAGTTCATGTTTTTACTGCACATCATGATAAAAACAGATGCTTTGAGGAAACTGTTGCTG GTACCTTTCCGGTTACTGTGTATGGTTCCTTTCTTCCCCGGCATATATTCTACCATCTTCATGCATTGTGTGCATACCTTCGGTGCCTATTTGTTGCTTTCTGTGTACTTTTCATGTGGCATTCATTTGATGTTATCCTGGCAGATCAAGTCTCTGTGGTTATTCCCATCttgaaaatcaaaagatcaacaaag GTTGTATTCTACTGTCATTTTCCGGATTTGTTGTTGGCGCAACATTCAACTTTCATTAGGAGAATGTATAGAAAACCAATAGACTATGCAGAAGAAATAACAACTG GAATAGCTGATTTGATACTTGTTAACAGCAAGTTCACTGCATCTACTTTTGCGAATACTTTTAAGTATCTAGATGCTAAAGGAATTCGACCAGCTGTTCTATATCCAGCGGTTAATGTGGATCAGTTCAATGAACCCAGTTCCTTTAA GCTGAATTTTCTTTCCATCAATCGCTTTGAAAGGAAGAAGAATATACAATTAGCTATTTCAGCTTTTGCTATGCTTAACTCACCCGAAGGAGTTCTTAAGCATAAAGATATTACTAATGCTTCTTTGACTATTGTAG GTGGCTTTGATAAACGGTTGAAGGAGAATGTGGAATACTTAGAAGAGCTTAAAGATTTAGCTGAAAAGGAAGGGGTCTCCAATAACATAAAATTCATCACATCTTGCTCAACAGCTGAAAGGAATGAACTTCTTTCTGAATGCTTGTGTGTCCTTTACACACCAAAG GATGAGCACTTCGGCATTGTTCCTTTGGAGGCAATGGCAGCTTATAAACCTGTTATCGCATGCAATAGTGGTGGCCCTGTGGAGTCGATTAAGAATGGTGTAACGGGATTCCTTTGTGATCCTACACCACTGGAGTTTTCTTTAGCAATGGCTAAGCTCATAAGTGATCCCCAGGAGGCAGATAACATGGGGAGAGAAGCTAGGAGGCATGTTGTTGAGTCATTCTCTACAAAGTCATTTGGCCAGCATCTAAATAGATATCTAGTTGACATCCACCGGGGAAAGGAGGATTGA
- the LOC114373873 gene encoding alpha-1,3/1,6-mannosyltransferase ALG2-like isoform X3, whose protein sequence is MLLLSLHPKAIKFMFLLHIMIKTDALRKLLLVPFRLLYQVSVVIPILKIKRSTKVVFYCHFPDLLLAQHSTFIRRMYRKPIDYAEEITTGIADLILVNSKFTASTFANTFKYLDAKGIRPAVLYPAVNVDQFNEPSSFKLNFLSINRFERKKNIQLAISAFAMLNSPEGVLKHKDITNASLTIVESAQSCSLCVNYLVWICGAIISQTGGFDKRLKENVEYLEELKDLAEKEGVSNNIKFITSCSTAERNELLSECLCVLYTPKDEHFGIVPLEAMAAYKPVIACNSGGPVESIKNGVTGFLCDPTPLEFSLAMAKLISDPQEADNMGREARRHVVESFSTKSFGQHLNRYLVDIHRGKED, encoded by the exons ATGCTGCTGTTGAGCTTGCATCCCAAGGCCATAAAGTTCATGTTTTTACTGCACATCATGATAAAAACAGATGCTTTGAGGAAACTGTTGCTG GTACCTTTCCGGTTACTGT ATCAAGTCTCTGTGGTTATTCCCATCttgaaaatcaaaagatcaacaaag GTTGTATTCTACTGTCATTTTCCGGATTTGTTGTTGGCGCAACATTCAACTTTCATTAGGAGAATGTATAGAAAACCAATAGACTATGCAGAAGAAATAACAACTG GAATAGCTGATTTGATACTTGTTAACAGCAAGTTCACTGCATCTACTTTTGCGAATACTTTTAAGTATCTAGATGCTAAAGGAATTCGACCAGCTGTTCTATATCCAGCGGTTAATGTGGATCAGTTCAATGAACCCAGTTCCTTTAA GCTGAATTTTCTTTCCATCAATCGCTTTGAAAGGAAGAAGAATATACAATTAGCTATTTCAGCTTTTGCTATGCTTAACTCACCCGAAGGAGTTCTTAAGCATAAAGATATTACTAATGCTTCTTTGACTATTGTAG AATCTGCTCAATCTTGCAGTTTGTGTGTAAATTATCTAGTGTGGATTTGTGGTGCAATCATTTCTCAAACAG GTGGCTTTGATAAACGGTTGAAGGAGAATGTGGAATACTTAGAAGAGCTTAAAGATTTAGCTGAAAAGGAAGGGGTCTCCAATAACATAAAATTCATCACATCTTGCTCAACAGCTGAAAGGAATGAACTTCTTTCTGAATGCTTGTGTGTCCTTTACACACCAAAG GATGAGCACTTCGGCATTGTTCCTTTGGAGGCAATGGCAGCTTATAAACCTGTTATCGCATGCAATAGTGGTGGCCCTGTGGAGTCGATTAAGAATGGTGTAACGGGATTCCTTTGTGATCCTACACCACTGGAGTTTTCTTTAGCAATGGCTAAGCTCATAAGTGATCCCCAGGAGGCAGATAACATGGGGAGAGAAGCTAGGAGGCATGTTGTTGAGTCATTCTCTACAAAGTCATTTGGCCAGCATCTAAATAGATATCTAGTTGACATCCACCGGGGAAAGGAGGATTGA